Proteins encoded within one genomic window of Panicum virgatum strain AP13 chromosome 1N, P.virgatum_v5, whole genome shotgun sequence:
- the LOC120654851 gene encoding cinnamoyl-CoA reductase 1-like, with product MAVTVCVTGAGGFIGSWIVKLLLDRGYAVRGTTRRADDPKNANLWALDGAAERLTMLQVDLLDRASLRAAFDGCDGVIHTASPMHGNPEEIIEPIIAGARNVVEAAADAGVRRLVISSTIGTMYMNPHRDPDAPLEEWSWSDLEHCKKTANWYCYAKTIMEQSAWQAARARGLDLAVVIPVVVLGELMQPSMNTSNLHILKYLTGQAKDYVNESHAYVNVKDAAEAHVRVLEAPGAGGHRYVCAERTLHRGELCRILAQLFPEYPIPTRCKDEVNPPKKGYKFTNQPLKDLGIRFTPTHEYLYEAVKSLQEKGFLPKASVTEVTESSSSPPQKLRLTTLISKL from the exons ATGGCCGTCACCGTGTgcgtcaccggcgccggcggcttcaTCGGGTCTTGGATAGTCAAGCTCCTCCTCGACCGCGGGTACGCCGTCCGGGGCACCACCCGCCGCGCAG ATGACCCCAAGAACGCGAACCTATGGGCgctcgacggcgcggcggagcgcctCACGATGCTGCAGGTGGACCTGCTCGACCGGGCCAGCCTCCGCGCCGCCTTCGACGGCTGCGACGGCGTCATCCACACCGCCTCGCCGATGCACGGCAACCCC GAGGAGATCATCGAGCCAATTATCGCCGGGGCGCGGAACGTCGTTGAGGCCGCGGCcgacgccggcgtgcggcgcctGGTGATCTCCTCCACCATCGGCACCATGTACATGAACCCGCACCGCGACCCCGACGCGCCCCTGGAGGAGTGGAGCTGGAGCGACCTCGAGCACTGCAAGAAGACCGCG AACTGGTATTGCTACGCCAAGACGATCATGGAGCAGAGCGCATggcaggcggcgcgggcgcgggggctGGACCTGGCCGTGGTCATCCCGGTGGTGGTGCTCGGCGAACTGATGCAGCCAAGCATGAACACCAGCAACCTGCACATACTCAAGTACCTCACCGGCCAGGCCAAGGACTATGTCAACGAGTCGCACGCGTACGTGAACGTCAAGGACGCCGCCGAGGCGCACGTCCGGGTGCTCGAGGCACCCGGAGCCGGAGGGCATCGCTACGTCTGCGCCGAGCGGACTCTGCACCGTGGCGAGCTGTGCCGCATCCTCGCTCAACTCTTCCCAGAGTACCCTATTCCGACGAG GTGCAAGGATGAGGTGAATCCACCAAAGAAGGGCTACAAGTTTACAAACCAACCTCTGAAGGACCTAGGCATCAGGTTCACACCTACGCATGAGTACCTCTATGAAGCAGTAAAATCCCTGCAGGAAAAGGGTTTTCTCCCCAAGGCTTCTGTCACagag GTGACTGAAAGTAGCAGTTCCCCGCCTCAAAAGTTGCGACTGACGACGTTGATTTCAAAACTTTGA